The Gossypium hirsutum isolate 1008001.06 chromosome D03, Gossypium_hirsutum_v2.1, whole genome shotgun sequence genomic interval taattatcattatattttaataaaagtaaGTGCGTGCCTAAGCCATTATAATAATCATAGTTGTTTTAATAAAAGCAAACAAGTGGCCGAAACAAAACAACCCACCACACTCATAATCATCCACCGGCTGTCGTATTGTCATCCATCGAAAAGACAGAAGAAAGAGAGATCATATAGCATTATTCTACAAATAAAAAGGAATAGGAATAGACTGGGGAAATCCGAGTAGGCAGCTAGCTGCTGATCAGTCGGTGGTGGTGGTTTCAGTTAGGTTTGTGAATGACAAAGGACATGCACTGAGCTTGGTGCTTGTTGTCAAATGCCAGGCAACGGATATAAGCATTGGGGTATGCCTTTTTGCACTCGTGAATTTCTTTCAGGACTTGAGAAGAGTCGTTGCACCCAAACATCGGCAGCTTCCATAGAGTCCAATACCTCCCATCATAGTACCCTGGAATGCTGCTATTCTCCCTGTGGACAGCCCCCACCTAACATTTTTAAAAGGAAAACCAGTTTTTAAACTGTTACAACGTTGAAAAATATTGATTCCAGGAATTGATCTCTaccttttatcatttaattagacCTAGGTTAGCTGATTCTTAGAGGAAGTtacagaaaataaaattattattacctCATCAAATTCAAGACAAGGAATCCACCCTTTTTTCATCATGTAATCAATTTCCTTTGCAATCGAGTCATCTGAGAGAGGTGGAAGGTAAGAAAGCGTCTCAAACTTCTTGTTGTTGATTGGATTCCATGTCTGTTAAAATCACAAGGCAAAGTCAGATGAA includes:
- the LOC107927040 gene encoding ribulose bisphosphate carboxylase small chain clone 512, whose product is MSAGIFASPIAGSGFVGLKTNVTKLVPTNGSISWSRKTVSNGSRTHCMKTWNPINNKKFETLSYLPPLSDDSIAKEIDYMMKKGWIPCLEFDEVGAVHRENSSIPGYYDGRYWTLWKLPMFGCNDSSQVLKEIHECKKAYPNAYIRCLAFDNKHQAQCMSFVIHKPN